The segment tgatttttttgttcaCAGGGAGGATAGTGTTAATTGAATTTTTGTGCATCGATAAATATATGCTTTTTATTCTGTGAAATGAACTGACTAATGCGAATTATAGGGCTAGGAACGCATCCTTAATGTCTCCCAAGCATGAGACCATGATGGGGAGCCCCTCTcttgtctgtgtttgttttgcatgGTTTTGTCTGTgggttttctgaaaaaatgtgaGGAATTTCATTCAGAGTACAATGCGTATGCTAAGTTAACTGAAATAACAGTGAAGACATTTGTGTCTAAAATTAACGTTATTTATAAGAACAGTTTTTAGGAAAAATATATCATAGCATGGCTGTGTTTGGGGtcagaatttaattattatttttttttattcagcatggacaactgatcaaaagtgacagtgaagatttaaaatgttgcaataTATACGTTTCAattaaatgctgctcttttgaacagaaaaaaaatgtatattgaagatattattttatatatataaaaaaaaaaaattaaactgtgtcctatggtgtgacagcaaaaaatgtagaaaaaaaccTTATCATACAAATAACATGAGAAAAATGTATCTTCATTCTTACAGTTATAAATAGCATGAGAGAGGTTTATCTTCAGTGTTAgaggtaattttatttatttatttatttatttatttttttttacatttttccattACACcataagacatttatttattttatttatttatttattttaaataatttaatatttttttttttttttttattttaaatctcaattttatttattttttatttttaaatgtacttttttccccctcgaATTTCAAAAACTTTACAAATAATTGTGCTACCTCAAagctttaaacagtagtgtagattggatctatatttatttattaattcattgatttttattttttgtaaattaggATTATAAAAATATCTCATGCTAGCGTCGTCCATCCTAAAAACAGGAAATTCTCATAAAAAATTCTTGTTTTACAGGTTCATTATATAGCCATAAAACCCTCATCCTTTGAACTAGGTTACAGGACAGGTGTGGTAGCTTTTAGGAAAAGGTTTGTGACACTGAGATTGTGATATCCACATTTTGGCACGAGTTCTCAGATGCCAAGTAGACAGTTTTTCAAGTGTAGAGTGCAGCAGTTCTCAGATGAACAACGTCTCCAGACAATTGCATTCTACAGGTGCTATCAGATTCTCATTAGTCATATGGGTGTGAGTTTCCAAAGGGCTTTAAAGTTCAGCCCTGTGTCTCTCTCACACAAAGTGTCTATCTTGATTGGATTTTAATGACTCTCAGTTTAACCCCTGAAGACTTGGTTTCAGATGAAACGCTGCTCTAATCCCAGGTATATACAgtagatgattttttttttttttttttttttttacatgtcaaAAGTTTTCTGGAGGTCACCGACAAAAGCCTAAAATTGGAGGCAAATTGGTGCTCGTTCATGTGAGTGATGTGATTCACGCCGATGTGTCGCGTATGCCTGAGAAATATTTAGCAGGCTAAATATCTGGGCCTGTCTGCCACTCATTGTCTTGCAGTGTGAAATGTTTTGACAGGAAATGACATCAGCCTACAGCAAATGAGAAAGCAAGACATGTGGCAAGCGAAATTTCAGGGGGAGGATTCACCTCTCCAACTCCCCATTCTCTCATCCATattctttaattttttcttctttgttttttctccGCAAATATCTGCATAGTCAACCTGCATCACAAGCTTCTTGTGGACCACCGTTTTAAATTTGGAGGAAGTTCAGCCTTGCACCAAAATTTAGCTcacatgttattattttttttattttttattttttttgcatcactTTGTATGAGTTGTTGGGGTTTCTTCCTAGTGAaaaatttctaaaatatgaTCCACAGCTGCTGATCCGTCGTATAAAATACAAACCACAGCAAGTTTATGATACCCAAAACAGTCGTGTAGTGCGAAAGAAACAGCAATCTGATGACTTTGAAACTTGTGTAGTGTATACCTGGAATTACTTTGAGTTATATTCATGAGGCTGAGCTATAATACCATGCTAAATGTCATTGAGCCGTGCAATCAACAGGACAGCTTTAAGACTAGTCATGTGCTTGATCAGAAGTGAAATTGCAAGATAGTGTCTTTCCTAATATGGTCCAAAGAGAGTGTTTACTGAAAACATTGTCTTAGTGCCTAACCAGCAGTGTTTGTAGTGTAAGATGTAAGATGGTTCTCTGCCCTATTGAAGGTTATGGTTGCTGTGTTACCTGTAAATATAGTTCTGGCATTAGTAACTATATTTAAACACAAAGTTTGGGACTTGGctgatatttacaataaaacacttttcttaTTTAGGATGCATACACTTTCAGGAAACCTTTCACGGTTCAAGTagttgtgctttttttaaatgcttttaaagaagtcttttatgcttgCCACAATGgctaaatttatttgatttaaaaatacaggaaaagcagtgaaatttaaaaagaaaaactgttttctatatgaatatcttttaaaatgcaatttattcctgtgatggtaaagctgaattttcagcatcagtcttcagtgtcgcatgatccttgaGAAATAGTTTTAATATGCCAATTtcctgcttaagaaacatttcttatcagtgttgaaaatagttatcctgtttatttttgagaaaatgattttttctttCGATTAATAGGAAGTTGAAAAGACcgacagcatttgtttgaaatataaagcttttgttacattagcaagagtgtttttactgtcacttttcatcaatttaatgcatctctgctgagtaaaagtattaatttctagcaaaaataaatatcttgcTAACCCTAACTTTCCAATAGTGatgtttaagtttaagtttaagtttgttAAATTGGTAAATACTTTTGTCTACCAATAGGAATGCACTTTCATCTCCAGATAACATTTTACCAATTTTACATTCTGTGCTAAATGTCTGTCTGGGTTTGCTCATGTTAATATCAAATTTGCAAAAATCCAGAACCTAATAttcagggatagttcacccaaaaatgaaaattaccccatcaTTTCACACCCTCAAACAATTTAGgtgtcttctttcagacaaatacagtcggagtaagattaaaaaatgtccGGCTCTTCCCAgccttataatggcagtgaatggctgttgagattttaaagcaaaatgaagtgtatccatccatcataaaaagaacCCCACACACCTGCTGTGGGTTAATTGTCTTCTGAAGTGatttgatgcatttgtgtaagaataaTATCCAAATTTAGAAGTATTTGCGTTCACGAGAGTGACATAAGTAGTcttgtgagaaccaagttttgtttcaagcaaagaaaaaacagtctcctcttggcttatattgaaatactccaatatttttctttacaaatcctcattttgtagtttatttatgACCCTTTTTTTGTTTGGCTCTGACTGTGTTTGCTTATTTCCTACGTCAtgtgctggaacgccactctcttgtgaatgcgtgtacgacagttagcgcaAGCTATAGACTGCagttaataaagttttaaatatggatatttttcctaCACAAACATATCAATTTGCTTTAGAAAACCTTTGTTAACcacccagagctgtgtggagtactttttatgatggttggatgcacttcattggacttgaaaatctcaacagccattcactgccattataaacaTTAGAAGAGcgaggaatttttttttttttttttttttttatatatatatatatatatatatatataactccgactgcatttgtctgaaagaaaaaaagtcatataaacctaggatggcttgagggtgagtaaatcatgggttaattttcatttttgggtgaactgtccctttaaatggcCTGTCAGGCCATGTGTCACCTAGCTATACAGGTTTGTTTGCCATTGGAATGTGCTGTGTTGATGCAGGACAGTTAGCCTTCATTACATGACAAGGTGAAGcaatacagtttttcaaaaACACCACTGTTTTTAAAGTGTGCATTACATGTTGGCTCTTTCTGCTGATTTGTTTAGTCCTGTGTACTCGACTGTCTCACTACCAGTACTTTGGCTAATTGCTTATTAAGTGAGAGTGTAGATGCTTGATGTTTCAGCCTAATTGATCCTGTTTCCATGTgtctgtgtctctgtgtgtgtgtaggaaACACAGCGTTTGTTGGCAGAGCCGGTGCCAGGTATAAAGGCAGAGCCAGATGAGGGGAACGCTCGCTACTTCCATGTGGTCATCGCCGGACCTCAAGACTCCCCATTTGAGGGAGGAACTTTTAAACTTGAACTCTTTCTTCCTGAAGAATATCCCATGGCAGCTCCGAAAGTACGCTTCATGACCAAAATATATCACCCCAATGTAGACAAGCTGGGAAGAATATGTCTAGATATTTTGAAAGGTgagagactttttattaagacgtCGTCTAAAACTTTCTAAATAACAGGTTATGTTGATTTTACTTATCATTACCTAAACATGAATGTGATTAGTGTTTAATACTTCAATTCTGCTGTAATGGAACACACACTTTTTGAGATGTGGAACAAAATGTGATTcatcattttatctattgttctatctattgttctatctgttgttctatcgaTCTGTCTATCGTGCTACTTAtcattctatctttctgtctattgttctgtcatcattttgtctcgttctgtctgtcgttctgtctgtcgttctgtctgtcgttctgtctgtcgttctgtctgtcgttctgtctgtcgttctgtctgtcgttctgtctgtcgttctgtctgtctgtcgtgcTACTTATTGTTCTATCTCTATCATtgtctgtcattctttcttttgatctatctgtctgtcgttctgtctttctgtcgttctatctttctatcagtctatatcgttctatctgtctatctttctatctgtctatcgttctatcatctgtctgtctgtttacccatctatctatctagatatctatctgtctagataactatctatctgtcttgtctgtctctctgtctatctgcctgtttacctatctatctatctgtctgtctgtctatcgttctatctttctatcagTCTATATCGTTCTATCGagctatctatctgtctgtctatctatctgtctgtctatctgtctgtctgtctgtctgtctatctatctatctgtctgtctatatatctttctatctgtctatcattctatctatctttctatcagtctatatcattctgtcgttctatctatctatctatctgcctgtctacctgtcttgtcttgtctgtctgtttacctatctatctatctatctatctatctatctgcctgtctgtttacccatctatctgttgttctgttgttctatctatctatctatctatcgtaaaaataaaaatgttctatgATCTAATGTGCTATTAAAATGGGGGAAATTAGGATTTTGTCCCTTGAGTAGACTGTGGGAGAAAAATGAATATGAGCTATGCTTTCTGAAAGACTCATTTTATCTATAACCTCAGAGGAACGGCAGTTGAGGCTATTAAATTTTATAGCTCCCTTACCTAACATGTACATACTGTGAAAGATTGCCCATTAATCTCTGTTGGAAGATTGAGGATCTCTGATTACACTTTTCACCCCACGACTGTCCAGGGCTGGACCTGGCAGCTACCTTTCTGCTAATGCTCTTTCTCATGTTTATCTTTTTCCATGGCATAATGTCACGCAGATAAGTGGTCTCCAGCTTTGCAGATCCGCACAGTGCTGCTATCAATCCAGGCATTACTAAGCGCTCCCAACCCTGATGATCCTCTAGCAAATGACGTTGCAGAGCAGTGGAAGACTAATGAAGCTCAAGCCATAGAGACAGGTGGGTGCTGggtaaatgcatttaaagaaagcagaaaattcttttttttctcgccCTTACGTAGGACTGGGTGATTTTTAGTGATTTATTTGAGTTTAATATTTtgccacaattttatttttttagtaatcaAGGAATCACAATTTTTGAATGTAAATATTACCAAATATTAGAATTAGACATTTTGACAAatttccaatgttaacagtaaagagaaaagaacgatCCAACCACATGTTGATACACGTAATTAACTGCTCTTTTCAAATgtgtccatgtttacatagaacaaacaatggaaaagcagcacaatctaataataataataaaaaaaccctGTGAAGAACTACTAATGTATGTCTGTTAtgtcatgtttgcatcatgatgacagggtaaaagctgctgttcatttttacagaacatttaggtaatagtctactggtgttataccttcagtcagattttttaagcaaaaaggtaatttttttttatttttttttacaattctgactttttctcacaattgcaagtttacgtcTCACTATTCtgagtttcttaaaaaaaaaaaaaaaagtcagaattgagattaaaaaaagctGCAACTACTTCTGTAttgatctttttaaaaaaagaaaatactttaatttgctcaacctcatgtcatttctatggaagcttgtttccgcaataggattaaaaaaaaagaaaaagaaaaagaaagtaaaagaaaattcaGTTTCTCTTACAATTCAGCCTTTTTTCCTTCGTAATTATGgtagaaaaatacaaaataaaaataaaaaaaactgtaatgagAAA is part of the Labeo rohita strain BAU-BD-2019 chromosome 18, IGBB_LRoh.1.0, whole genome shotgun sequence genome and harbors:
- the ube2na gene encoding ubiquitin-conjugating enzyme E2Na, with the translated sequence MAGLPRRIIKETQRLLAEPVPGIKAEPDEGNARYFHVVIAGPQDSPFEGGTFKLELFLPEEYPMAAPKVRFMTKIYHPNVDKLGRICLDILKDKWSPALQIRTVLLSIQALLSAPNPDDPLANDVAEQWKTNEAQAIETARTWTRLYAGNNIEV